The Paludisphaera rhizosphaerae genome includes a region encoding these proteins:
- a CDS encoding PrkA family serine protein kinase, which yields MSAGSDLIALVARRQNPDEYKQKHWTGTFADYLDVVRDDPRITRTAYQRLYDMITSKGTEEITVNKEKLVRYRFFDDPDDGGQDAIFGLERTMISLVNVLKSAAHGYGTERRVLLLHGPVGSSKSTLARLLKKGMERYSHSEEGRLFSFGWKDVGPEGEELFHECPMHEEPLHLIPQDARADVLGRLIQGTEDYPYDFNVVGDLCPFCRQMFNDRMERYAGDWSKVVQDVRVRRLILSEQDRIGIGTFQPKDEKNQDATELTGDINYRKIAEYGTESDPRAFNFDGEFNISNRGIIEFIEVLKLDVAFLYDLLGASQEHKIKPKKFAQTDIDEVIIGHTNEPEYKKLQSNEFMEALRDRTVKIDVPYVTRLADEIHIYEKDYNERKVRGKRLAPHTLEVAAMWAVLTRLEEPKNAGLTLMQKLKLYNGKTLPGFTEDNIKELREESEREGMQGISPRYVQDKISNALVAHPTERSINPFMVLNELESGLKHHSLINSDETRKHYRHLLSLVKEEYEDIVKNEVQRAIAADEDALTRLCGNYIDNVKAYTQREKVKNKYTGQTEEPDERLMRSIEEKIDIPESRKDDFRREIMNYIGALALDGRKFDYRTNERLQKALELKLFQDQKDTIKLTSLVSSVVDKDTQEKIDIVKARLIRSYGYDEDSATDVLNYVASIFARGDVKRGGH from the coding sequence ATGTCCGCAGGATCGGATCTCATCGCCCTGGTCGCCCGCCGTCAGAATCCGGACGAGTACAAGCAGAAGCATTGGACCGGCACGTTCGCCGATTATTTGGACGTCGTTCGCGACGATCCGAGGATCACTCGAACGGCCTACCAGCGCTTGTACGACATGATCACGAGCAAGGGGACCGAGGAGATCACCGTCAATAAGGAGAAGCTGGTTCGATACCGCTTCTTCGACGACCCCGACGACGGCGGTCAGGACGCCATCTTCGGGCTCGAACGGACCATGATCAGTCTGGTCAACGTCCTCAAGAGCGCTGCGCACGGCTACGGCACCGAACGCCGCGTGCTGCTGTTGCACGGTCCCGTCGGCAGTTCCAAGAGCACGCTGGCGCGGCTGCTAAAGAAGGGAATGGAACGCTACTCGCATTCGGAGGAAGGCCGTCTCTTCAGCTTCGGCTGGAAGGACGTCGGTCCCGAGGGCGAGGAGCTGTTCCACGAGTGCCCGATGCACGAGGAGCCGCTGCACCTGATCCCCCAGGACGCCCGCGCCGACGTCCTCGGCCGGCTCATCCAGGGGACCGAGGATTACCCGTACGACTTCAACGTCGTGGGCGACCTCTGCCCGTTCTGCCGCCAGATGTTCAACGACAGGATGGAGCGCTACGCGGGCGACTGGTCGAAGGTCGTGCAGGACGTCCGGGTCCGCCGCCTGATCCTCTCGGAGCAGGACCGGATCGGCATCGGCACGTTCCAACCGAAGGACGAGAAGAACCAGGACGCCACCGAACTGACCGGCGACATCAACTACCGGAAGATCGCCGAGTACGGCACGGAGAGCGATCCCCGGGCGTTCAATTTCGACGGCGAGTTCAACATCTCCAATCGCGGCATCATCGAGTTCATCGAGGTCCTCAAGCTCGACGTCGCCTTCCTGTACGACCTGCTGGGCGCCAGCCAGGAACATAAGATCAAGCCCAAGAAGTTCGCCCAGACCGACATCGACGAGGTCATCATCGGGCACACCAACGAGCCCGAGTACAAGAAGCTCCAGTCCAACGAGTTCATGGAGGCTCTTCGCGACCGTACGGTCAAGATCGACGTCCCCTACGTCACCCGGCTCGCGGATGAAATCCACATCTACGAGAAGGATTACAACGAGCGCAAGGTCCGCGGCAAACGGCTGGCTCCCCACACGCTGGAGGTGGCCGCGATGTGGGCGGTCCTCACCCGGCTTGAGGAGCCCAAGAACGCCGGCCTGACCCTGATGCAGAAGCTCAAGCTGTACAACGGCAAGACCCTCCCCGGGTTCACCGAGGACAACATCAAGGAGCTTCGCGAGGAGTCTGAACGCGAGGGGATGCAGGGGATCAGCCCGCGCTACGTGCAGGACAAGATCTCCAACGCCCTCGTCGCCCACCCGACGGAACGGTCGATCAACCCGTTCATGGTCCTCAACGAATTGGAGTCGGGCCTCAAGCACCACTCGCTCATCAACAGCGACGAGACCCGCAAGCACTACCGACACCTGCTCTCGCTGGTGAAGGAGGAGTACGAGGACATCGTCAAGAACGAGGTCCAGCGGGCCATCGCCGCTGACGAGGACGCCCTGACTCGGCTCTGCGGCAACTACATCGACAACGTCAAGGCGTACACCCAGCGCGAGAAGGTCAAGAACAAGTACACCGGCCAGACCGAGGAGCCCGACGAGCGGCTGATGAGGTCGATCGAAGAAAAGATCGACATTCCTGAAAGCCGCAAAGACGACTTCCGCCGCGAGATCATGAACTACATCGGCGCCCTCGCCCTCGACGGCCGGAAGTTCGACTACCGTACCAACGAGCGTCTCCAGAAGGCCCTGGAACTGAAACTGTTCCAGGACCAGAAGGACACGATCAAGCTGACCAGCCTGGTCTCCAGCGTGGTCGACAAGGACACTCAGGAAAAGATCGACATCGTCAAGGCTCGGCTGATCCGCAGCTATGGCTACGACGAGGATTCGGCAACCGACGTCTTGAACTACGTCGCCAGCATTTTCGCCCGCGGCGACGTCAAACGCGGCGGCCACTAA
- a CDS encoding serine/threonine-protein kinase, translating into MPDFVLAGFKAFASGSSTAAREVSTMPPTDAASETPPTIPGYEVLRLIGMGGMGRVYLARQRTLGRNVCVKFLASPTGGPTAEARERFSREAKILAMAAHPHVLTILDFGASPEDGTPFLVTEYIENGDLRKLLRDGRPIPTPRRRAILIQIGQALVYLHNKGILHRDLKPENILTPTDSLVKVADFGLAVLQEDRGLLTQTNRGLGTLVYASPEQQAGRVVDERSDQYSLAAIAYEMTTGKRPVGSFKPPSEVSPGGNDRLDAVLMKALAHDPEGRYADLEVFLTELDQALTPASGVRRPILAAGLAAVVLATAARWASTLNAPAPAPPPIVAPKVDPPAPQPDPESPERHKLIALRALEIWKAQGAPEGEAGRAVADENWAKASREIHEAIQLRAFKIWQSQGSPQGEAGARVADPNQRRAEVELLQEALNAAPPAPPAP; encoded by the coding sequence ATGCCTGATTTCGTCCTGGCGGGCTTCAAGGCCTTCGCTTCCGGATCCTCGACCGCCGCCCGAGAGGTGTCGACAATGCCCCCAACCGACGCAGCTTCGGAAACGCCGCCGACGATCCCGGGCTATGAGGTCCTCCGCCTCATCGGCATGGGAGGCATGGGTCGCGTGTACCTTGCGCGCCAGCGGACGCTGGGGCGAAACGTCTGCGTCAAATTCCTCGCCAGTCCGACCGGAGGGCCCACGGCTGAGGCCCGCGAGCGGTTCAGCCGCGAGGCGAAGATCCTGGCGATGGCCGCGCATCCTCACGTGCTGACCATCCTCGACTTCGGCGCCTCCCCCGAGGACGGCACGCCCTTCCTCGTCACCGAGTACATCGAGAACGGCGACCTCCGCAAGCTCCTGCGCGACGGTCGGCCGATTCCCACGCCCCGTCGCCGCGCGATCCTGATCCAGATCGGCCAGGCCCTCGTCTACCTCCACAACAAGGGAATCCTCCACCGCGACCTGAAGCCGGAGAACATCCTGACCCCGACCGACTCGCTCGTCAAAGTGGCCGACTTCGGCCTGGCCGTGCTCCAGGAGGATCGCGGCCTGTTGACGCAAACCAACCGCGGTCTGGGAACGCTGGTCTACGCCTCCCCCGAACAACAGGCTGGACGGGTCGTCGACGAGCGGTCCGACCAGTATTCACTGGCCGCCATCGCCTATGAGATGACGACCGGGAAACGTCCGGTGGGCTCGTTCAAGCCCCCTTCCGAGGTCTCCCCGGGAGGCAACGATCGACTGGACGCCGTCCTGATGAAAGCCCTGGCGCACGACCCTGAAGGACGTTACGCCGATCTCGAGGTATTCCTCACCGAACTCGATCAGGCTCTGACGCCCGCCTCGGGAGTCCGCCGCCCGATCCTGGCCGCGGGCCTCGCCGCGGTCGTCCTGGCGACGGCCGCCCGATGGGCGTCGACTCTCAACGCCCCCGCCCCGGCGCCCCCGCCGATCGTGGCGCCGAAGGTGGACCCGCCCGCCCCTCAGCCCGACCCCGAATCTCCCGAGCGCCACAAGCTGATCGCGTTGCGAGCCCTCGAGATCTGGAAAGCGCAGGGGGCTCCGGAGGGAGAAGCGGGCCGGGCCGTCGCCGATGAGAACTGGGCCAAGGCCTCACGCGAAATCCACGAGGCCATCCAACTTCGGGCCTTCAAAATCTGGCAGTCCCAGGGGAGCCCCCAGGGCGAGGCCGGTGCCCGGGTCGCCGATCCGAACCAGCGCAGGGCGGAGGTGGAGCTTCTCCAGGAAGCCCTCAACGCGGCCCCGCCGGCTCCCCCCGCCCCATAG
- a CDS encoding Uma2 family endonuclease encodes MATITTSETTAETQSDQLVALEGIDWAGYAAMLRLRGGRSLPRMTYLDGRLSLGSPSYRHETLKKLLDYFIASALAGLGVPFLPAGSTTFRRKRKRGGVEGDETYYLANRALIQGKAVIDLRIDPPPDLAVEVVVTHDADDAIEVYRRLGVPEVWICTPTEIVMLTLGEDGRYAKTEASIAVPGVSAIEVHSWINRPMEAGVTAWADEVRRWAAEVVAKRPRGPAT; translated from the coding sequence ATGGCGACCATCACGACGTCTGAGACGACGGCCGAGACCCAGAGCGACCAACTCGTCGCCCTTGAGGGGATCGACTGGGCCGGCTACGCCGCGATGCTCCGCCTTCGCGGTGGACGCAGCCTCCCCAGAATGACCTACCTCGACGGGAGGCTGTCGCTCGGGTCCCCGTCCTATCGGCATGAAACCCTGAAAAAGCTTCTCGACTATTTCATCGCGTCGGCTCTCGCCGGGCTTGGCGTGCCGTTCCTTCCAGCCGGGTCGACGACCTTCCGCCGCAAGCGTAAGCGAGGTGGAGTTGAAGGGGATGAGACCTACTACCTCGCGAACCGGGCCCTTATCCAGGGGAAAGCGGTTATCGATCTGCGGATCGATCCCCCTCCCGACCTGGCCGTGGAGGTGGTCGTCACCCACGACGCGGACGACGCGATTGAGGTCTACCGTCGACTGGGCGTTCCTGAGGTTTGGATTTGTACCCCGACCGAGATCGTGATGCTGACGCTCGGCGAGGACGGCCGGTACGCCAAGACTGAGGCGAGCATCGCCGTCCCGGGCGTCAGCGCCATCGAGGTCCATTCCTGGATCAATCGGCCGATGGAGGCGGGCGTCACCGCCTGGGCGGACGAGGTCCGCCGCTGGGCCGCCGAGGTCGTCGCCAAACGCCCTCGAGGGCCGGCGACGTGA
- a CDS encoding DUF444 family protein — translation MVRKIDRDASRFKQIVRGKIKSDLRKYITHGEMIGKTGGEFVSIPLPQIEIPEFRYGEKNRGGVGQGPGDVGTPIGRGGDGEAGPGAGEAPGQHILEVELTMDDLAQILGEELALPRIEPKGRANIIEEKDKYTGIRQTGPESLRHFKRTYKKALRRQIASSQYDPRDPLVIPIREDKLYRSWNPIISPQFNAVVLYLMDVSGSMTDDQKEIVRTEAFWIDAWLKSQYDGVTTRYIIHDAVAREVDEHTFYHTRESGGTRISSAYNLANKIIDEHHSPMDWNIYVLHFSDGDNWGEDNRQCIGLLREQLLPKCNLFCYGQVESPYGSGEFYRELEEAFDEVPNLALSEIRNKEGIYESIKEFLGRGR, via the coding sequence GTGGTGCGAAAAATCGATCGCGACGCCAGTCGCTTCAAACAAATCGTTCGGGGCAAGATCAAATCCGATCTTCGCAAGTACATCACGCACGGCGAGATGATCGGCAAGACCGGCGGCGAGTTCGTGTCGATTCCTCTGCCCCAGATCGAGATCCCTGAATTCCGCTACGGCGAGAAGAACCGGGGCGGTGTGGGGCAGGGCCCCGGCGACGTCGGCACGCCCATCGGCCGCGGCGGCGACGGCGAGGCCGGCCCCGGCGCGGGCGAGGCTCCCGGTCAGCACATCCTCGAAGTCGAGTTGACGATGGACGACCTCGCCCAGATCCTCGGCGAGGAACTCGCGCTGCCGCGAATCGAGCCCAAAGGGCGGGCCAACATCATCGAGGAGAAGGACAAGTACACGGGCATCCGCCAGACCGGCCCCGAGAGCCTTCGCCACTTCAAGCGCACCTACAAGAAAGCGCTTCGGCGTCAGATCGCGTCCAGCCAGTACGACCCGCGCGACCCGCTGGTCATTCCGATCCGTGAGGACAAGCTCTACCGGTCCTGGAACCCGATCATCTCGCCCCAGTTCAACGCCGTGGTGTTGTACCTGATGGACGTCTCCGGGTCGATGACCGACGACCAGAAGGAGATCGTTCGGACCGAGGCCTTCTGGATCGACGCCTGGCTGAAGAGCCAGTACGACGGGGTGACGACCCGCTACATCATCCACGACGCCGTCGCCCGCGAGGTGGACGAGCACACGTTCTACCACACACGCGAGAGCGGCGGCACGCGGATCAGCTCCGCCTACAACCTGGCCAACAAGATCATCGACGAGCATCACTCGCCGATGGACTGGAATATCTACGTCCTCCACTTCTCCGACGGCGACAACTGGGGAGAGGACAACCGCCAGTGCATCGGGCTGCTCCGTGAGCAACTGCTCCCCAAGTGCAACCTCTTCTGCTACGGCCAGGTCGAAAGCCCCTACGGCTCCGGCGAATTCTACCGGGAACTCGAAGAAGCTTTTGACGAGGTCCCGAACCTGGCGCTGTCCGAGATCCGTAATAAGGAAGGCATCTACGAATCGATCAAGGAATTCCTGGGGCGCGGGCGTTAA
- a CDS encoding serine/threonine-protein kinase gives MLDPTTSRFWQAALQSSLLDAEALAACWEAIPPEKRDAPEHIDRRLGRQAVLLDLLTLWQAQQLLAGRITGFRVDRYVLEDLIGQGGMGRVYCARDTRLDRQVALKILSPDRINNPRAIARFRREAKVGAQLQHENLVRLYDFGESQGRHYLVMEFIEGKTLGFHIAVQGRIPPSAAAQFGRQVALGLDHAHNKGLIHRDVNPYNVIVTHDGIAKLADMGLAIDLADEAKVTRDGATVGTFDYVAPEQARHSHSADIRSDIYSLGCSLYHMIAGQVPFPHPGLAEKLFAHQSQEPPRLEDLVPELPPGLGEVVRTMMRKKPEERFQTPYEVAVALKPFADKSSERRPVLAVGAKSVESRGTELPSDAPAVGSTGETGSEADVSEEFPIHVDLREPALLDSVRPNRSWFSSSGSKPSSGSDGGSAVSDAGSASVSSTLETILSGRRKMAAGVLLGLLALGAVGLAVFWRGGGAGAGHAQTPPTNLVGGKLVQPTPRPAPIDWGDSSIAVQSADHSPKPVPDLLQAMEAAIAGKGIVVLKPGTPIEFKSGPGRMVSGRGNLLIKGGGEAPVVVKVELDGDQPFISVGPGVNLELRNLIFEVNRTKSPAASSPPVLLLAGKGLIDHCAFRTAPFEGYQGSRAVVSDGAVLDVSDCWFEGFATALEIQAMAGPQHTIRQSMFVPGGTPTEAVQAEKSVRRGWAAKIAFGGGGVRDAGRSIRMEHCTVAGEGIFQIAGFSENAPLLLDVVSCAAKVDRLIDWTPAQSDDPWKPGLLKWSGVDNQLDVIGDAWVAGPNGVAAVAGFDDWSKAFQETGAIRTGVQFSMAPAAVDGRLTPNAYSLVRPDATRPGADPQLVGTKPWK, from the coding sequence ATGCTCGATCCGACGACATCGCGATTTTGGCAGGCGGCGCTTCAGAGCAGTCTTCTTGACGCTGAGGCGCTGGCGGCGTGCTGGGAGGCGATCCCTCCCGAGAAGCGCGACGCGCCCGAGCACATCGACCGACGTCTCGGCCGCCAGGCGGTGTTGCTGGACTTGTTGACCCTTTGGCAGGCGCAGCAGCTCCTCGCAGGCCGCATCACGGGCTTTCGGGTCGACCGTTACGTGCTCGAGGATCTGATCGGGCAGGGGGGCATGGGACGCGTCTACTGCGCGAGAGATACGCGTCTCGATCGCCAGGTGGCTTTGAAGATCCTCTCGCCGGACCGGATCAACAACCCTCGAGCGATCGCGCGATTTCGCCGAGAGGCCAAGGTGGGGGCCCAACTCCAGCACGAGAACCTGGTGCGGCTGTACGATTTCGGTGAATCGCAGGGCCGCCACTACCTCGTCATGGAGTTCATCGAGGGGAAGACCCTCGGCTTCCACATCGCGGTTCAGGGGAGGATCCCGCCGAGCGCGGCCGCACAGTTCGGCCGGCAGGTGGCGTTGGGGCTCGACCACGCTCATAACAAAGGGCTGATCCATCGCGACGTCAACCCGTACAACGTGATCGTGACCCACGACGGGATCGCCAAACTGGCCGACATGGGACTGGCCATCGATCTGGCCGACGAGGCGAAGGTGACGCGCGACGGCGCGACCGTCGGCACCTTTGACTACGTGGCCCCGGAGCAGGCTCGCCATTCGCACTCGGCAGACATCCGTAGTGATATCTACTCGCTGGGATGCTCTCTCTACCACATGATCGCCGGCCAGGTGCCCTTCCCCCATCCGGGCCTGGCGGAGAAGCTCTTCGCGCATCAATCGCAGGAGCCTCCGCGGCTGGAGGACCTGGTTCCGGAGCTTCCCCCGGGACTCGGCGAGGTCGTCCGGACGATGATGCGGAAGAAGCCCGAGGAGCGGTTCCAAACCCCATACGAAGTCGCCGTCGCGTTGAAGCCTTTCGCCGACAAGAGCTCCGAACGCCGCCCTGTCCTGGCTGTGGGAGCGAAGAGCGTTGAGTCTCGTGGAACGGAACTCCCCTCGGATGCGCCCGCCGTGGGCTCCACGGGGGAGACCGGCAGCGAGGCCGACGTTTCCGAGGAGTTCCCGATCCACGTCGATCTCCGCGAGCCGGCGCTACTGGACTCGGTGCGACCCAATCGGTCCTGGTTCAGCTCCAGTGGTTCGAAACCCTCATCCGGGTCGGACGGCGGCTCGGCTGTATCGGACGCGGGCTCGGCTTCGGTTTCGTCAACGCTTGAGACGATCCTCTCCGGCCGGCGGAAGATGGCGGCCGGCGTCCTGCTGGGGTTGCTCGCTCTTGGGGCCGTCGGCCTGGCCGTTTTCTGGCGAGGGGGTGGAGCCGGGGCCGGGCATGCTCAAACGCCTCCAACGAACTTGGTCGGTGGAAAGCTCGTCCAGCCGACGCCCCGACCTGCGCCGATCGACTGGGGAGACTCCTCGATCGCCGTCCAGTCGGCGGATCATTCCCCCAAGCCAGTTCCGGACCTGCTTCAGGCGATGGAGGCGGCGATCGCGGGCAAGGGGATCGTCGTTCTCAAGCCTGGAACGCCCATCGAGTTCAAATCAGGCCCGGGGCGCATGGTGTCGGGGCGAGGGAACCTCCTGATCAAGGGGGGCGGAGAAGCACCCGTAGTCGTCAAGGTCGAGCTCGACGGCGATCAGCCGTTCATCTCGGTTGGACCGGGGGTCAACCTTGAACTCCGGAACTTGATCTTCGAGGTCAATCGCACCAAGTCGCCGGCTGCTTCGTCTCCCCCGGTTTTGCTGCTGGCGGGGAAAGGGTTGATCGACCACTGCGCTTTTCGGACCGCGCCTTTCGAAGGCTACCAGGGCTCGCGCGCGGTCGTCTCCGATGGAGCGGTTCTGGATGTGTCCGATTGCTGGTTCGAGGGTTTCGCGACAGCCCTGGAGATCCAGGCGATGGCGGGGCCTCAGCACACCATTCGGCAGTCGATGTTCGTCCCCGGCGGGACCCCGACCGAGGCCGTCCAGGCTGAGAAATCAGTGCGCAGGGGATGGGCGGCGAAGATCGCGTTTGGGGGAGGCGGGGTTCGAGACGCTGGCCGCTCGATCAGGATGGAACATTGCACTGTGGCCGGCGAGGGGATCTTCCAGATCGCCGGCTTTTCCGAGAACGCACCGCTCCTGCTGGACGTCGTCTCATGCGCCGCGAAGGTCGATCGGTTGATCGACTGGACGCCTGCTCAATCGGACGACCCCTGGAAGCCCGGCTTGCTGAAATGGTCCGGCGTTGACAATCAACTCGACGTCATCGGCGACGCCTGGGTCGCGGGGCCCAACGGCGTCGCCGCGGTCGCTGGGTTCGACGACTGGTCGAAGGCTTTCCAGGAGACGGGGGCGATCCGAACGGGGGTCCAGTTCTCGATGGCGCCGGCGGCCGTCGACGGCCGCCTGACTCCCAACGCCTATTCGCTCGTCCGACCAGACGCCACTCGGCCCGGGGCTGACCCCCAGCTGGTCGGGACGAAGCCCTGGAAATAA
- a CDS encoding SDR family oxidoreductase: protein MSSDFSIARPDALASREGTAKERMKALVVGGSGQIGGWLLRYLEARGHEATGTYSTRSFPGLTPLDAADGDAAARLIDDLHPEVVFYPAGFTWVDGCERDRAKAYGANLEQPLTVAKAAARAGARFVYFSTDYVFDGKSGPYAEADPVNPLSVYAQAKRDAEDALEAAIGDRLLTARTCWVFGPERQGKNFAYQLIRNLMQGKSMPCPSDQVSSPSYGPDVAHAVLALTEAGASGMVHVVGPEVMDRVAFARAIARAFGLDPSLIVGRPTAEIAQGAPRPLDSGLKIDRLESVLPGMMRPLDATLADFRAKLEDPALQDWVEPTTPGA, encoded by the coding sequence ATGTCATCAGATTTCTCGATCGCGCGGCCCGACGCTCTCGCCTCTCGCGAGGGGACCGCGAAGGAACGGATGAAGGCCCTCGTCGTCGGGGGCTCGGGACAGATCGGCGGCTGGCTGCTCCGCTACCTCGAAGCGCGAGGGCATGAGGCGACGGGGACGTACTCCACCCGGTCCTTTCCCGGGCTGACCCCGCTCGACGCCGCCGACGGTGACGCCGCCGCCAGGCTCATCGATGATCTCCACCCGGAGGTCGTCTTCTATCCCGCCGGCTTCACCTGGGTCGACGGCTGCGAACGCGATCGGGCCAAGGCCTACGGCGCGAATCTGGAACAGCCTCTAACCGTCGCCAAGGCCGCCGCCAGGGCCGGCGCGCGGTTCGTCTACTTCTCGACCGACTACGTCTTCGACGGGAAGTCCGGCCCCTACGCCGAGGCCGACCCGGTCAATCCGCTGTCCGTCTACGCGCAGGCCAAGCGCGACGCCGAGGATGCACTCGAGGCCGCGATCGGCGACCGGCTCTTGACCGCCCGCACCTGCTGGGTTTTCGGCCCCGAACGACAGGGGAAGAACTTCGCCTATCAGCTCATCCGCAACCTGATGCAGGGCAAATCCATGCCCTGCCCCAGCGATCAGGTCTCCAGCCCGAGCTACGGCCCCGACGTCGCCCACGCCGTGCTGGCTCTGACTGAGGCCGGAGCCTCCGGAATGGTCCACGTGGTCGGTCCCGAGGTCATGGACCGCGTCGCCTTCGCCCGCGCAATCGCCCGCGCCTTCGGGTTAGACCCGTCGCTGATCGTCGGCAGACCAACGGCCGAGATCGCCCAGGGCGCCCCCCGACCACTGGATTCAGGCCTGAAGATCGACCGGCTGGAATCCGTCCTGCCCGGGATGATGCGACCGCTCGACGCGACCCTGGCCGACTTCCGAGCCAAGCTCGAAGACCCGGCCCTGCAGGACTGGGTCGAGCCCACGACCCCAGGAGCCTGA
- a CDS encoding SpoVR family protein gives MSTVNTHDLPADLRAIQVETEGHAREYGLDFYECIFEVCDYDEISMIAAYGGFPTRYPHWRFGMEYQQLSKGYRYGLQKIYEMVINNDPCYAYLLRCNQLVDQKLVMAHVYGHNDFFKNNIWFSQTNRKMMDETANHGSRIRSYMERFGEDAVESFIDSCLSLENLIDVYSPLIKRRDPVSRYDFDEEGVEAESRPSKFQSKSYMDDFINPPGVLKEEQRLKEAERQKAKPMSFPERPERDVLLFLLEHAPLKPWQHDVLAIIREEAYYFAPQGQTKIMNEGWASFWHSTMMTQKLLHSSELLDYADHHSGTMATQPGRLNPYKIGIELLRDIEERWNKGQFGAEWEECDDYEEKRRWDKQLGLGRQKIFEVRRIHNDVTFIDTFLTQDFCKRHNLFSFKHNEQNDLYEIESREFKKIKERLLFNLTNFGQPIIRVRDGNYRNRGEMYLGQEHFGVDLRLDYAQDTLRHLHRLWTRPVHLETTVDGRPTLLSFDGTDHSIRPLGGVSHDTEPKDRRRA, from the coding sequence ATGTCGACCGTCAACACCCACGACCTTCCCGCCGACCTCAGGGCCATCCAGGTCGAGACCGAGGGCCACGCCCGCGAGTACGGGCTCGACTTCTATGAGTGCATCTTCGAGGTCTGCGACTACGACGAGATCTCGATGATCGCCGCTTACGGCGGATTCCCCACCCGCTACCCTCACTGGCGGTTCGGGATGGAGTACCAGCAGCTCTCCAAGGGCTACCGCTACGGGCTCCAGAAGATCTATGAGATGGTCATCAACAACGACCCCTGCTACGCCTACCTCCTGCGCTGCAATCAGTTGGTCGATCAGAAGCTGGTCATGGCCCATGTCTACGGCCACAACGACTTCTTCAAGAACAACATTTGGTTCAGCCAGACGAACCGCAAGATGATGGACGAGACGGCCAACCACGGCAGTCGGATCCGTTCGTACATGGAGCGGTTCGGCGAGGACGCCGTCGAGAGCTTCATCGACTCGTGCCTGTCGCTGGAAAACCTGATCGACGTCTACTCGCCTCTCATCAAGCGGCGAGATCCCGTCAGCCGCTACGACTTCGACGAGGAGGGTGTCGAGGCGGAGAGCCGGCCCTCGAAGTTCCAGAGCAAGTCGTACATGGACGACTTCATCAACCCGCCAGGCGTTCTCAAGGAAGAACAACGGCTCAAGGAGGCCGAGCGTCAGAAGGCCAAACCGATGTCGTTCCCGGAACGGCCGGAACGCGACGTTCTTCTGTTCCTGCTGGAGCACGCCCCGCTCAAGCCGTGGCAGCACGACGTCCTGGCGATCATTCGCGAGGAGGCGTATTACTTCGCCCCCCAGGGCCAGACCAAGATCATGAACGAGGGCTGGGCCTCGTTCTGGCACTCGACGATGATGACCCAGAAGCTCCTGCACTCCTCAGAGCTTCTTGATTACGCCGACCACCACTCGGGGACGATGGCGACCCAGCCCGGGCGTCTCAACCCGTACAAGATTGGCATCGAACTGCTCCGCGACATTGAGGAGCGTTGGAACAAGGGCCAGTTCGGCGCCGAGTGGGAGGAATGCGACGACTACGAGGAGAAGCGACGCTGGGATAAACAGCTCGGTCTCGGCCGTCAGAAGATCTTCGAGGTTCGTCGAATCCATAACGACGTGACGTTCATCGACACGTTTTTGACGCAGGACTTCTGCAAACGCCACAACCTTTTCAGCTTCAAGCACAACGAGCAGAACGACCTGTACGAGATCGAAAGCCGCGAATTCAAGAAGATCAAGGAGCGTCTTCTCTTCAACCTGACGAACTTCGGTCAGCCGATCATCCGAGTTCGGGACGGCAACTACCGCAACCGCGGTGAGATGTACCTGGGCCAGGAGCATTTCGGCGTCGACCTGCGGCTGGATTACGCGCAGGACACTCTCCGTCATCTTCACCGCCTCTGGACGCGCCCGGTCCACCTGGAGACGACCGTCGACGGGCGGCCCACTTTGCTGTCGTTCGACGGAACCGATCACTCGATCCGACCCTTGGGAGGTGTTTCCCATGACACTGAGCCGAAAGATCGCCGCCGCGCTTGA